The following are encoded together in the Daucus carota subsp. sativus chromosome 5, DH1 v3.0, whole genome shotgun sequence genome:
- the LOC108221406 gene encoding uncharacterized protein LOC108221406: protein MPFRFLTAGLDPVKGKKLRSSLYDIPPKSLNDIYLRGESIRRKMESIGGHRNDRKDDRYGSRSDNKNRRNEGYRGRRDERDEKPDRGAERRRDRDNTVFTPLNASVSKILNEIKGKPGFVRPPQMKIPDYKKNADKYCDYHRDNGNNTDECYHLKKLIEKMVKAGDLNQYVKDLRDRLGPREDKGKAPEEGERYRGEVQTIFGGTVLDRSSKTAKKKYARQIYSLYQINSARQPFPIMFTEEDYDDVIWPHEDPLIINPVIGQNKVWKVLVDGGSSINVMYYNTYLKMNLEGKQIETCHEAPIYGFDNQPVPIEGTIHLFLLLGKSPYTVEKQVKFYVVRVESPHNAILGRPVLTSFQAIASIPHLKLKFPTEKGVGEMRGD from the coding sequence atgcctttcagattCCTCACGGCTGGTTTGGACCCCGTAAAAGGAAAGAAGCTCCGGTCCTCTTTGTACGATATACCCCCCAAGTCCTTGAATGATATATACTTGCGGGGAGAAAGCATCAGGAGGAAGATGGAGTCGATCGGAGGACATAGGAATGACAGGAAAGATGACCGATATGGTTCCCGATCGGACAACAAGAACAGAAGAAATGAAGGATATAGGGGACGAAGAGATGAGAGGGATGAAAAACCTGACAGGGGAGCCGAACGAAGGAGAGATAGAGACAATACCGTGTTCACCCCTCTGAACGCGTCTGTCTCCAAGATTCTCAACGAGATTAAGGGGAAACCCGGATTTGTTCGGCCGCCGCAGATGAAGATTCCTGACTACAAAAAGAATGCTGACAAGTACTGTGATTATCATCGGGACAACGGGAATAATACCGATGAGTGTTACCACTTGAAGAAGTTGATAGAGAAGATGGTTAAGGCTGGCGACCTTAACCAGTATGTTAAAGATTTGAGGGATCGGTTGGGTCCCAGAGAAGATAAGGGAAAGGCGCCCGAAGAAGGAGAAAGATACCGAGGGGAGGTCCAAACGATATTTGGAGGAACAGTTCTAGACCGAAGTAGCAAAACGGCGAAAAAGAAATACGCCCGGCAGATCTACAGTCTCTATCAGATTAACTCTGCCAGACAGCCTTTCCCCATAATGTTCACTGAGGAAGATTATGACGATGTCATCTGGCCACACGAGGATCCGTTGATCATCAATCCCGTGATCGGTCAGAACAAAGTCTGGAAGGTGTTGGTTGATGGAGGAAGTTCGATAAACGTCATGTACTATAACACCTATCTGAAGATGAATTTGGAAGGAAAGCAGATTGAGACTTGCCACGAGGCTCCCATTTATGGGTTCGACAATCAGCCCGTTCCGATTGAAGGTACAATTCACTTGTTTCTTTTACTTGGCAAATCCCCCTATACTGTGGAAAAGCAGGTCAAATTCTATGTGGTTCGGGTGGAAAGCCCGCACAATGCTATTCTTGGGAGACCAGTCCTTACTTCCTTTCAGGCGATTGCCTCCATCCCTCATCTCAAACTAAAGTTTCCGACTGAGAAGGGAGTGGGGGAGATGAGGGGCGATTAA